AATCACCACGTTTACCAAGAGTAATCATTTTTTCAACTGTTTTACGGATTTCTTTAGCACGTGCTTCAGTTGTAACGATTGCTTCGTTAATGATAAGATCTGTAGTCAAATCACGAAGAACCGCTTTACGTTGAGAGCTTGTGCGTCCAAGTTTACGGTATGCCATGTTATCCTCCTATATTATTATTTATCATTTTTAAGTCCAAGTCCAAGATCAGCCAATTTAACTTTGACTTCTTCAAGTGATTTACGACCTAGGTTACGGACTTTCATCATTTCAGGCTCAGTCTTCTCTGTCAAATCATGAACGGTATTGATACCGGCACGTTTCAAACAGTTATATGAGCGTACAGACAAATCAAGTTCTTCGATGGTACGATCAAGCAATTTTTCATCGTTCACTTTTTCAGTTTCCTTCATCACATCTGTAGCTTTAGCCACATCAGTAAGATCCGTAAACAAATTCAAGTGTTCAATTAAAACTCGAGCCGAGAGACCGAGGGCATCTTCTGGGATGATTGTTCCGTTTGTCACGATTTCGATTGTCAATTTATCAAAACCATCATTGCTACCTACACGAGCAGGTTCAACTTGATAATTGACTTTTTTCACTGGTGTGTAGATTGAATCTACAGCCAAAGTTCCCACTGGTGCATCATCTTTTTTATTTTCTTCTGCTGGAACATAACCACGGTTTGTAGATACTGTCATTGTTGCTTGGAATGAAGCACCCTCAGCGATAGTAAAAAGATAATGATCAGGGTTAACAATTTCAATGTCACTATCAGTCAAGATATCTCCAGCAGTAACCTCAGCTGGACCTTGAACATCAAGTTCAATTGTTTTTTCGTCTTCGACGTAAGATTTTACAGCAAGTCCCTTAATATTAAGGATAATTTGCATCACGTCTTCACGGACGCCTGGTACGGTATCAAACTCGTGGAGCACTCCATCAATTTTAATTGATGTTACGGCAGCACCTGGAAGTGATGACAAGAGTACACGACGAAGAGAGTTACCCAAAGTTGTACCATAACCACGTTCTAGTGGTTCGATGACAAATTTGCCGTAATCTTTATTTTCATCAATTTTTGTTATTATTGGTTTTTCAAACTCAATCATTTATTATACTCCCTCGAAACGAATCTTGTGTACTATTGTTATTAAAAATTACACACGACGACGTTTTGGAGGACGAGCACCATTATGTGGTACAGGAGTTACATCACGGATTGCTGTTACTTCTAGACCAGCAGCAGCAAGAGCACGGATAGCAGACTCACGACCTGAACCAGGACCCTTAACAGTTACTTCAACTGTCTTAAGACCGTGTTCTTGTGCAGATTTAGCAGCAGCTTCAGAAGCCATTTGGGCAGCAAATGGTGTAGATTTACGAGAACCTTTGAAACCAAGAGCACCAGCTGATGACCAAGCTACAGCATTACCATGCACATCTGTAATCATAACAATAGTGTTATTGAAAGTAGCGTGAATGTGAGCAATACCAGATTCGATATTCTTTTTCACACGACGTTTACGTGTTGGTTTAGCCAATGTTTTTACCTCCTATTTTATTTTAGATTATTTTTTCTTACCTGCAATCGCAACAGCTTTACCTTTACGAGTGCGGGCATTGTTTTTAGTGTTTTGCCCACGGACAGGAAGTCCACGACGGTGACGGATACCACGGTATGAACCGATTTCCATCAAACGTTTGATGTTAAGGTTAACCTCACGACGAAGGTCACCTTCAACTTTGATTGCATCCACTTCACGACGAATAGCGTCTTCTTGATCATTTGTCAAATCTTTAACGCGGATGTCTTCAGAAACGCCTGCAGCAGCCAAGATTTTCTTAGATGTTGCAAGTCCGATACCGTATACGTAAGTAAGTGAAATTACTACACGTTTATCGTTTGGAATGTCAACTCCAGCAATACGAGCCATGATTTCTCCTTTCTATATTATCCTTGACGTTGTTTGTGTTTTGGATTTGTTGGACAAATTACCATAACACGACCGTTACGACGAATAACTTTACAGTATTCGCAAATTGGTTTAACCGATGGTCTTACCTTCATGTTTTAATCCCTCCAATTATTTCGATTATTTAAAGCGGTATGTGATGCGTCCACGTGTCAAATCATAAGGACTCATTTCAACAGTCACACGGTCACCGACCAAAATACGAATGTAGTTTTTACGGATTTTACCAGAAACTGTCGCCAAAATTTGGTGTCCATTTTCCAACTCAACAGTAAACATAGCATTAGGCATAGTTTCAACAACTTTACCTTTAATTTCAATCACGTCTTCTTTTGCCACGCAAAAGTCCCCCCTAAAATTTCGATTTGATTTCCTCTGAGCACAGAGTTAACAATTATAAGTCAGACTAAAGTATTATAACATGCCAAAGTCTGATACGCAAGTAAGATTCTATAATTATTTAATTGCTGCAATCGCTTTTTTAACATCAGCGAATACATCATCAATGTCCTGGTTTCCTTGAATATCTGATACAAGACCAAGCTCACGGTAGTGTGCAATAATTGGCTCACCTTGAGCAATGTTTACATCTAGACGACGTTTAACAGTTTCAGGTTTGTCATCTTCACGTTGGAAGAATTCATGTCCACCACAAACATCACATGTTCCTTCAACCTTAGTTGGGTTGAATACTTTATGGTAAGTGGAACCACATGAGCGACAAATGAAACGACCAGAAAGACGTTCAACCAAGCTCTCTGGATTAACTTCAATATTAATCACCCCGTCAAGTTTAATATCTAGTGCTTTCAATGTTTCATCCAAAGCGTGAGCTTGTTCAATAGTACGTGGGTAACCATCTAGCAAGAAACCTTTTTCAGCAATATCAGATTCAGCCAAACGTTCTTTAACAATTCCATTTGTAACTTCGTCTGGTACCAATTCACCTTTATCGATGAATGATTTTGCCAACCTTCCCATTTCTGTTTGATTAGCCATAGCAGCACGGAACATATCACCAGTTGAGATGTGAGCTACACCAAATTCTTCAACAATTTTTGCAGCTTGAGTCCCTTTACCAGCACCTGGTAGACCCATAATTAAAAGATTCATCTTACGAACTCCTTATTTTTGTTTTTAAATAACTCTATCAAGGTTGTTAAACCTTGATAGAGTTATTTAAAAACAAAAGAGAAGGGACAGAAACTTACCTTTCTTTCCCTCTCGATTGCTCGTGAGAAAACTTAGTCTTCAAGATTCATAAATCCAACATACTGACGTTTCAATAGGTAACCCTCAAGTTGTTTCATACCTTCGATACCAGTTGAAATCAAGATCAAGAGTGATGTACCACCAAGTGCAATTGAACTTGTGAGGTGCATAAACTGTTGAGCCGCAATTGGAGCTAATGAAATAAACGCGAGAAATACAGCCCCGATTGTTGCCAATCTCTTAAGCAATGAAGACATATACTTTTCTGTCTCACGACCTGGACGAACACTAGGAATGTAAGACCCATTCTTTTGAAGATATTCTGCAGTTTTTTCAGGATTTACTTGGACAAATGTGTAGAAGAATGAGAATAAGATAATCAATATCGCGTAAGTAATCATTCCACTAGGTGTATTATACGAGAGTAATCCTTGTAAATGTGATAACCACGTAACCTTAGAGAAGAATGGAAGAATAGTACTAGGAATTGTCGTAATCGAGCTAGCAAAGATAACGGGAATAACACCAGCTGGATTGACTTTCAAAGGTAAGTATGAATTCGTTGGAGCACCTTGAACCAATTTCGTATATTGAATTGGAATTTGATATTCTGCTTGTTGTACAAATGTCGTAAAGAAGACAATTGCCAAACCTACCACAATCAACAAAGCGACGATGATATAGGAACGAGTCAAATCTCCTGTACGAACATTGACAAAGAAATCCTCGTAAATTGTTGAGAACATCTTTGGAATGGAAGCAATGATACCAGAAAAGATAATCATTGACACACCATTACCGAAGCCCTTATCAGTAATTTGTTCACCAAGCCACGTCACAATTATGCTACCAGCAGTTAAAATTGACCCAATCAATAGATAGGTTGAAATATTAGGTGTCTTAACCAATGAAATTGATGAGAGTGTATTGAAACTAGCTGTAATACCAATCGATTGAACAAAGGCTAAAACAAGAGTAATATAGCGAGTCGCCTGATTTAATTTACGCCGACCAACTTCCCCTTGTTTGCCCCACTCTACAAATTTTGGATAGATATCCATCTGCAAAAGTTGGACAATGATTGATGCTGTAATATACGGACTAACCCCCATTGAAAAGATAGAGAAGTTATTCATAGCATTACCAGACACCAAGTTAAGCATGTTCAAGAAAGGTAAATCACTTAATTGTTTCAAACTTTCAGCGTTGATACCAGGAACTGTTACATGAGTCCCGACACGAAAAACGAAAATAATGAAGATTATAAATAAAATCTTATTACGAACGTTTTTGACTTTCAACGCATCTTTTAATAGTTTAAAAAACATAATGAGTTACCCCTCATTAGATGACTTCGATTGAACCACCTTTAGCAGTGATAGCTGCTTCAGCAGATTTTGAGAATTTAGCTGCTTTAACAGTCAATTTCTTAGTCAATTCGCCGTTGCCAAGAACTTTAACGCCTGATTTTTCAGCACGAATGATTCCAGCTTCCTTAAGAACTACTGGAGTTACTTCTGTACCATCTTCAAAAACGTTCAATTGATCAAGGTTTACAAGGGTGTATTCTTTAGCGTTGATGTTAGTGAATCCGCGTTTTGGAAGACGACGGAACAATGGAGTTTGTCCACCTTCAAATCCTGGACGTACGCCACCACCGCTACGAGCTTTTTGACCTTTTTGACCACGACCTGAAGTTTTACCGTTACCAGATGAAGTACCACGACCTACACGGTTACGGACTTTACGAGAACCTTCAGCAGGTTTCAATTCATGAAATTTCATTATTATTTTCTCCTCTTTTTGTAAAATGCTAGCGCCTCTAATCAAGTAAGGTAGCTTGATTAGAAACTCGCCTATACATGAAATTCAGTTTAAGTCGCAAGGTAACCCTCACGACTTAAATCAATTTTTATTTAACGTCTTCTACAGTTACCAAGTGAGATACTGCGTTGACCATACCACGGATAGCAGCGTTGTCTTCTTTAACAACTGAGCTATTCAATTTACCAAGTCCAAGAGCAGCAACTGTTTTACGTTGTTCTGGTTTGCGTCCGATTGGAGACTTAGACAAAGTAATTTTAATTTGAGCCATTGTTATCTCCTTTCTTATGCCAAGTCAGATACTGAGATGCCACGAAGAGCCGCAACTTCTTCAGCACGTTTAAGTTGTTTCAATCCTTCAACTGTCGCACGAACAATGTTGATTGGAGTGTTTGAACCAAGTGATTTAGATGTTACATCAGCAACACCAGCCAATTCGACGACGGCACGAACTGCACCACCAGCGGCAACCCCAGCACCTTCAACAGCTGGTTTCAACAATACTTTCGCTCCACCAAATTCTGAACGAACTTCGTGAGGAATAGTTGTACCAACCATAGGAACTTCGATAAGGTTTTTCTTAGCTGCTTCAACTGCTTTACGGATAGCTTCTGGAACCTCTTGAGATTTACCAGTACCAAATCCTACGCGACCATTACGGTCACCAACAACAACAAGAGCAGCAAAACGCATGTTGCGTCCACCTTTTACAACTTTAGTAACACGGTTGATAGCAACTACGCGTTCTTCAAGTTCTACTGCATTATCTTTAAATGCCATTATTAAGTGTCCTCCCTATTAGAATTTCAATCCGTTTTCACGAGCTGAGTCAGCCAAAGCTTTAACACGTCCGTGATAGAGATATCCACCGCGGTCAAACACCACTTCAGAAATACCTTTAGCTACTGCGCGTTCAGCAACAAGTTTACCGACAACAATGGCTTGTTCTGTTTTAGTTCCTTTAGAAACCTCTTTATCAAGAGTTGATGCACTTGCGAGCGTTACACCCGCTACGTCATCAATTACTTGAGCGTAGATGCCTGTATTAGAACGGAAAATGTTCAAACGTGGGCGATCAGCAGTTCCAGAGAGTTTTCCGCGAACGCGACGGTGGCGTTTTTGGCGGAGTTTGTTTTTATCTGGTTTCGAAATCACAATTTTCACCTCTTAATTATAATGATTGCTCATGAGAGCTTTTGGTAAGTGGGAAATCCAAAAAGAATAGCCACAAGGATAAAATCCTATTATTTACCAGTTTTACCTTCTTTACGACGTACGTATTCACCAACGTAACGGATACCTTTACCTTTGTAAGGTTCTGGAGAACGAAGGCTACGGATGTAAGCTGCTGTTTGACCAACAACTTCTTTGTTGATACCGCTAACAACAATTGAAGTTGCAGATGGTACTTCAAAAGTAATGCCTTCTGGAGCTTCAACTTCGTCTTGGTGAGATTTACCAACTGAAAGAACAAGTTTTGTTCCTTGGAGTTGAGCACGGTATCCTACACCGTGCATTTCAAGTTCTTTTTTGAAACCTTCAGAAACACCAACAACCATGTTGTTCAAGTTTGCACGTGAAGTGCCGTGGATTGTTTTGTTTTCTTTTGAGTCGTTTGGACGGTGAAGTGTAACTTCGTTGCCTTCAACTTTGATTTCAATGTTTTTGTTAAACTCACGAGTGAGTTCGCCTTTAGGTCCTTTAACAGTAACAACGTTATCGTTGTTTGTTATTTCAACACCAGCAGGCAAAGTAATTACTTTATTACCAATACGTGACATAGTCTTTAATTCTCCTGTTAGATTATCAAGCCACTAAGTGACTAGTTTTCACGGGGATGAGTTTCAAAGAATTAAATCAATGAAACTCGCACGACTAGTTAAACAATCGCGCTTACTGTTAACCTCTTACCAAACGTAAGCGATAACTTCTCCACCAACGTTCTTTTGACGAGCTTCTTTGTCAGTCAAAAGACCTTCTGAAGTAGAAATGATCGCGATTCCAAGTCCGTTAAGAACTTTAGGAATATCTTCACGCTTAGAGTAAACACGAAGACCTGGTTTAGAGATACGTTTCAAGTTAGTGATAACACGTTCACCATTTTGTCCGTATTTCAGGAATACGCGAACGATACCTTGTTTGTCATCTTCAATAACTTCAACGTTTTTTACAAAACCTTCACGTTTAAGGATTTCAGCAATACCTTTTTTAATGTTTGATGCAGGTACTTCAAGAACTTCGTGCTTAGCTTGGTTAGCGTTACGGATACGTGTCAAGAAATCTGCAATTGGGTCAGTCATAACCATTTTATATTTTCTCCTCTTACTAGTAGTTTGAATAATTCACTTGCTAGTTAATGATTGAGCTGGGCTCAGTTTGTGTTTAATACATTCAACTTAGAAAAATCTAACTTGAATGAATCATAATTTTACCAAGAAGCTTTGGTAACACCTGGAATTTGACCTTTGTGAGCCAATTCACGGAAGCAAACACGGCAAAGTTTAAATTTGCGATAAACTGAGTGTGGACGTCCACAACGTTCGCAACGAGTGTAAGCTTGCGTAGAGAACTTCGCAGGGCGTTTGTTCTTAGCAATCAATGATTTTTTAGCCAATTTATTTACCTCCTAGATTATTTTGCAAAAGGCATTCCAAGGCCTTTAAGCAATTCACGACCTTCTTCGTCAGTGTTAGCAGTAGTTACGATAACGATATCCATACCACGTACTTTATCAACATTATCGAAGTTGATTTCTGGGAAGATAAGTTGTTCTTTAACCCCAAGTGTGTAGTTACCACGTCCATCAAATGATTTAGTTGGAACACCATGGAAGTCACGAACACGTGGAAGTGAAACTGACACCAATTTATCTAAGAATTCGTACATGCGTTCACCACGAAGGGTAACTTTAGCACCGATCGCTACACCTTCACGAAGACGGAAGCCAGCGATTGATTTCTTAGCTTTAGTAATCAATGGTTTTTGACCTGAAATAAGTGCCAATTCAGCAGCAGCTTTTTCAAGAGTTTTAGCGTTGTTTACAGCTTCACCAACACCCATGTTAATAACAATTTTATCAACCTTT
This region of Streptococcus thermophilus genomic DNA includes:
- a CDS encoding DNA-directed RNA polymerase subunit alpha; amino-acid sequence: MIEFEKPIITKIDENKDYGKFVIEPLERGYGTTLGNSLRRVLLSSLPGAAVTSIKIDGVLHEFDTVPGVREDVMQIILNIKGLAVKSYVEDEKTIELDVQGPAEVTAGDILTDSDIEIVNPDHYLFTIAEGASFQATMTVSTNRGYVPAEENKKDDAPVGTLAVDSIYTPVKKVNYQVEPARVGSNDGFDKLTIEIVTNGTIIPEDALGLSARVLIEHLNLFTDLTDVAKATDVMKETEKVNDEKLLDRTIEELDLSVRSYNCLKRAGINTVHDLTEKTEPEMMKVRNLGRKSLEEVKVKLADLGLGLKNDK
- the rpsK gene encoding 30S ribosomal protein S11, which translates into the protein MAKPTRKRRVKKNIESGIAHIHATFNNTIVMITDVHGNAVAWSSAGALGFKGSRKSTPFAAQMASEAAAKSAQEHGLKTVEVTVKGPGSGRESAIRALAAAGLEVTAIRDVTPVPHNGARPPKRRRV
- the rpsM gene encoding 30S ribosomal protein S13 — translated: MARIAGVDIPNDKRVVISLTYVYGIGLATSKKILAAAGVSEDIRVKDLTNDQEDAIRREVDAIKVEGDLRREVNLNIKRLMEIGSYRGIRHRRGLPVRGQNTKNNARTRKGKAVAIAGKKK
- the rpmJ gene encoding 50S ribosomal protein L36, which translates into the protein MKVRPSVKPICEYCKVIRRNGRVMVICPTNPKHKQRQG
- the infA gene encoding translation initiation factor IF-1; protein product: MAKEDVIEIKGKVVETMPNAMFTVELENGHQILATVSGKIRKNYIRILVGDRVTVEMSPYDLTRGRITYRFK
- a CDS encoding adenylate kinase, with protein sequence MNLLIMGLPGAGKGTQAAKIVEEFGVAHISTGDMFRAAMANQTEMGRLAKSFIDKGELVPDEVTNGIVKERLAESDIAEKGFLLDGYPRTIEQAHALDETLKALDIKLDGVINIEVNPESLVERLSGRFICRSCGSTYHKVFNPTKVEGTCDVCGGHEFFQREDDKPETVKRRLDVNIAQGEPIIAHYRELGLVSDIQGNQDIDDVFADVKKAIAAIK
- the secY gene encoding preprotein translocase subunit SecY: MFFKLLKDALKVKNVRNKILFIIFIIFVFRVGTHVTVPGINAESLKQLSDLPFLNMLNLVSGNAMNNFSIFSMGVSPYITASIIVQLLQMDIYPKFVEWGKQGEVGRRKLNQATRYITLVLAFVQSIGITASFNTLSSISLVKTPNISTYLLIGSILTAGSIIVTWLGEQITDKGFGNGVSMIIFSGIIASIPKMFSTIYEDFFVNVRTGDLTRSYIIVALLIVVGLAIVFFTTFVQQAEYQIPIQYTKLVQGAPTNSYLPLKVNPAGVIPVIFASSITTIPSTILPFFSKVTWLSHLQGLLSYNTPSGMITYAILIILFSFFYTFVQVNPEKTAEYLQKNGSYIPSVRPGRETEKYMSSLLKRLATIGAVFLAFISLAPIAAQQFMHLTSSIALGGTSLLILISTGIEGMKQLEGYLLKRQYVGFMNLED
- the rplO gene encoding 50S ribosomal protein L15, whose translation is MKFHELKPAEGSRKVRNRVGRGTSSGNGKTSGRGQKGQKARSGGGVRPGFEGGQTPLFRRLPKRGFTNINAKEYTLVNLDQLNVFEDGTEVTPVVLKEAGIIRAEKSGVKVLGNGELTKKLTVKAAKFSKSAEAAITAKGGSIEVI
- the rpmD gene encoding 50S ribosomal protein L30 — encoded protein: MAQIKITLSKSPIGRKPEQRKTVAALGLGKLNSSVVKEDNAAIRGMVNAVSHLVTVEDVK
- the rpsE gene encoding 30S ribosomal protein S5, which translates into the protein MAFKDNAVELEERVVAINRVTKVVKGGRNMRFAALVVVGDRNGRVGFGTGKSQEVPEAIRKAVEAAKKNLIEVPMVGTTIPHEVRSEFGGAKVLLKPAVEGAGVAAGGAVRAVVELAGVADVTSKSLGSNTPINIVRATVEGLKQLKRAEEVAALRGISVSDLA
- the rplR gene encoding 50S ribosomal protein L18 yields the protein MISKPDKNKLRQKRHRRVRGKLSGTADRPRLNIFRSNTGIYAQVIDDVAGVTLASASTLDKEVSKGTKTEQAIVVGKLVAERAVAKGISEVVFDRGGYLYHGRVKALADSARENGLKF
- the rplF gene encoding 50S ribosomal protein L6; translated protein: MSRIGNKVITLPAGVEITNNDNVVTVKGPKGELTREFNKNIEIKVEGNEVTLHRPNDSKENKTIHGTSRANLNNMVVGVSEGFKKELEMHGVGYRAQLQGTKLVLSVGKSHQDEVEAPEGITFEVPSATSIVVSGINKEVVGQTAAYIRSLRSPEPYKGKGIRYVGEYVRRKEGKTGK
- the rpsH gene encoding 30S ribosomal protein S8 translates to MVMTDPIADFLTRIRNANQAKHEVLEVPASNIKKGIAEILKREGFVKNVEVIEDDKQGIVRVFLKYGQNGERVITNLKRISKPGLRVYSKREDIPKVLNGLGIAIISTSEGLLTDKEARQKNVGGEVIAYVW
- a CDS encoding type Z 30S ribosomal protein S14, with amino-acid sequence MAKKSLIAKNKRPAKFSTQAYTRCERCGRPHSVYRKFKLCRVCFRELAHKGQIPGVTKASW
- the rplE gene encoding 50S ribosomal protein L5, coding for MANRLKEKYTNEVIPALTEQFNYSSVMAVPKVDKIVINMGVGEAVNNAKTLEKAAAELALISGQKPLITKAKKSIAGFRLREGVAIGAKVTLRGERMYEFLDKLVSVSLPRVRDFHGVPTKSFDGRGNYTLGVKEQLIFPEINFDNVDKVRGMDIVIVTTANTDEEGRELLKGLGMPFAK